A part of Methanohalobium evestigatum Z-7303 genomic DNA contains:
- a CDS encoding F420-dependent methylenetetrahydromethanopterin dehydrogenase, whose product MVKVGFIKLGNLGMSQVVDLLEDEIAAREGITTRVYGTGPKMSKEDAADTEAFKEEFDPDFVIIISPNASTPGPTEARQLWKDKPCLIISDGPTKKDDRQAIEDEGFGYIILPVDPLIGAKTEFLDPEEMASFNSDVMKVLSTCGAVRLVQEELDKLTSQVDEGKSGDEIEMPHIYAKPQTCIERSGFSNPYAKAKALAALHMAEKVSQINLPACFMLKDLEEVAFTAATGHEMIRAAAELAVEAREIEKTNDTVLRKPHSKKGKVLSKTKLYEKPQ is encoded by the coding sequence ATGGTAAAAGTAGGATTCATCAAATTAGGTAATTTAGGAATGAGCCAGGTAGTAGACCTTCTTGAAGACGAAATAGCAGCAAGAGAAGGAATTACTACCCGTGTGTATGGTACAGGTCCCAAGATGTCAAAGGAAGATGCTGCTGATACTGAAGCATTTAAAGAAGAATTTGACCCTGATTTTGTAATCATCATCAGTCCAAATGCTAGTACACCAGGACCAACAGAAGCACGTCAACTATGGAAGGATAAACCCTGTCTGATAATTTCTGATGGACCAACCAAAAAGGATGACAGACAGGCTATTGAAGATGAAGGTTTCGGTTATATAATTTTACCTGTCGACCCGTTAATCGGTGCAAAGACCGAGTTCCTTGACCCTGAAGAAATGGCATCCTTTAATTCTGATGTAATGAAAGTACTATCCACATGTGGAGCAGTACGCCTTGTCCAGGAAGAACTGGATAAGTTGACATCACAGGTAGATGAAGGTAAATCTGGTGATGAAATAGAGATGCCACATATCTATGCCAAACCACAGACATGTATAGAAAGGTCTGGATTCAGCAACCCCTATGCAAAAGCAAAGGCACTTGCTGCTCTGCACATGGCTGAAAAAGTATCCCAGATCAATCTCCCTGCATGCTTCATGTTAAAGGATCTTGAAGAGGTTGCTTTTACTGCAGCAACAGGGCATGAAATGATAAGAGCTGCAGCAGAACTTGCTGTAGAGGCAAGAGAAATCGAGAAAACAAACGATACTGTTCTCAGGAAACCTCACTCCAAGAAAGGCAAAGTTCTTAGCAAGACAAAACTGTATGAAAAACCACAATAA
- the serB gene encoding phosphoserine phosphatase SerB, producing the protein MNSTDSNFNNDKGRKKLIVFDMDSTLIDAECIDKLAEAAGAGEEVSEITEQAMEGDIDYKESLVKRVQLLEGTEIETAQEVIHSLPIMPGAKELVYYVKSLGYKTAMISSGFTLATDYIGSLLDIEHVVSNELVIDNGYITGEVRGPLTEQDSKKYVFEQIAQMNGVHPENCIAVGDGANDICVFKKAGYSIAFNSKPILQEYADVVITRKDLRAIIPVIEALNME; encoded by the coding sequence GTGAACTCCACTGATAGTAATTTTAATAACGATAAGGGACGTAAAAAATTGATTGTTTTCGATATGGACAGTACCCTTATAGATGCTGAATGTATAGATAAACTTGCAGAAGCAGCTGGTGCTGGAGAAGAAGTATCTGAAATCACTGAGCAGGCAATGGAAGGAGATATAGATTACAAAGAATCACTTGTTAAACGGGTGCAACTTCTTGAAGGTACAGAAATTGAAACTGCACAGGAAGTGATACATAGTCTCCCCATCATGCCAGGTGCCAAAGAATTGGTCTATTACGTCAAATCATTAGGTTATAAAACCGCAATGATATCAAGTGGATTCACATTGGCCACTGATTATATTGGAAGTTTACTTGATATAGAGCATGTAGTTTCCAATGAACTTGTTATAGATAATGGATATATAACAGGTGAAGTAAGAGGACCCCTAACAGAGCAGGATTCCAAGAAATATGTTTTTGAACAGATAGCCCAGATGAATGGTGTACATCCAGAAAATTGCATAGCAGTTGGGGATGGAGCAAATGATATATGTGTCTTTAAAAAAGCAGGCTACTCCATAGCATTTAATTCCAAACCCATACTGCAGGAGTATGCAGATGTGGTCATTACACGTAAAGATTTGAGAGCGATCATACCTGTTATCGAGGCGCTGAATATGGAATGA
- a CDS encoding coiled-coil protein: MLKELNERKNELKKLAEQYKEKRNELNTQASELASKRNELNKKTKDLINEAQEYKKLRDENNKLVQENKDKRDELNSEANKLYSKIEQIRSKNNIDGPSLKEIEKEIQRLEFTQQTEVLTPQKEKELVNKIQDLKKQYENKKQQLENNTEIQKLSEEAQKYRDEASQYHNALAEYAQKAQEYHNKMVETFKKADQVREEADETHKQFVEYQDAADEQHKKFIAVQKDIRDIEKEIRNVKKSETSSKKAEEETTDRDAETIFSQFKSGEKKLTTETLLTLQKSGFMKNK, translated from the coding sequence ATGCTTAAAGAACTGAATGAAAGAAAAAATGAATTAAAAAAACTAGCTGAACAATACAAAGAAAAACGTAATGAGCTCAATACCCAGGCAAGTGAACTCGCTTCAAAACGAAATGAATTAAACAAAAAAACAAAAGACCTGATAAATGAGGCACAGGAATACAAAAAACTCCGAGATGAAAATAACAAACTGGTACAGGAGAACAAGGACAAACGTGATGAATTAAATTCTGAAGCAAATAAACTGTACTCAAAAATCGAACAAATTCGGAGTAAAAACAACATCGATGGTCCTTCCCTGAAAGAAATTGAAAAAGAGATACAACGTCTGGAGTTCACCCAGCAAACAGAAGTCCTTACACCCCAGAAGGAAAAAGAACTGGTAAACAAAATTCAAGACCTTAAAAAACAATACGAAAACAAAAAACAACAGCTTGAAAACAACACAGAAATCCAGAAATTGTCTGAGGAAGCTCAAAAATACAGAGACGAAGCTTCCCAATACCACAATGCACTTGCCGAGTATGCACAAAAGGCTCAGGAATACCACAATAAAATGGTTGAAACATTCAAAAAAGCTGACCAGGTCAGAGAAGAAGCGGATGAAACCCATAAACAATTCGTGGAATACCAAGATGCTGCGGACGAGCAACACAAAAAGTTCATTGCCGTCCAGAAAGATATACGCGATATAGAAAAAGAAATCCGTAATGTGAAAAAATCCGAAACCAGTAGTAAGAAAGCCGAAGAAGAAACTACTGATAGAGATGCAGAAACTATTTTCTCACAGTTCAAAAGTGGTGAAAAGAAACTTACCACAGAAACTTTGCTTACTCTGCAAAAGTCAGGTTTTATGAAAAATAAATAA
- a CDS encoding radical SAM/SPASM domain-containing protein: MKYTLYKNPFFKVYAVVDNGYVKIKTDGVASPVLRPFVSNMLEYFDGVKPAKVENDYLIFSTWIPPIPSKPFSRLVSSQINARIGRYTPEQITISITEQCPNNCVHCALPDTNNKKSLEPDTVKDIIDQCLDMGSTFVIFDGGEPLVYDGLENLVSYVDSTRAISGLFTSGVGLNRQKAEDLKKAGLDMLTVSLDSAKEYNHDMMRGREGVFKEAMSAIKNSLDAGLLVNMYVVLTKRNIDELYDFYELAYEMGVHELSFFEVVPTGRWIDHEAETLSHMDYERFDRFVKYANSIKGPRIFSVPHILEMTGCFAGKKWLHFTPEGDVYPCACMPLSYGNIYKNTIKELWGRIQKETVFDADYCLMRDSEFRENYLGILEPKK, translated from the coding sequence ATGAAATATACCCTTTATAAAAATCCGTTTTTTAAAGTTTATGCGGTTGTAGATAACGGATATGTAAAAATAAAGACAGATGGTGTAGCATCTCCAGTTTTGCGACCTTTTGTTTCAAATATGCTTGAATATTTTGATGGAGTAAAACCTGCAAAAGTGGAAAATGATTACCTGATTTTTTCCACATGGATACCTCCGATACCAAGCAAACCATTTTCCCGCTTAGTATCTTCCCAGATAAATGCTCGTATTGGTAGATATACACCTGAACAGATAACAATATCAATAACAGAACAGTGTCCAAACAATTGTGTCCACTGTGCATTACCTGATACCAATAATAAAAAAAGCCTTGAACCTGACACTGTGAAGGACATAATTGACCAGTGCCTTGATATGGGTTCTACTTTTGTAATATTTGACGGGGGAGAACCTCTTGTATATGATGGGCTGGAAAATCTGGTAAGTTATGTGGATTCTACACGGGCAATATCAGGTTTGTTCACATCCGGTGTCGGGTTGAACCGGCAGAAGGCAGAGGATTTAAAAAAAGCAGGATTGGACATGTTGACTGTAAGTCTGGATAGTGCAAAAGAATACAATCATGATATGATGAGAGGTCGGGAAGGGGTTTTTAAAGAGGCTATGTCTGCTATAAAAAATTCCCTTGATGCAGGATTACTTGTAAACATGTATGTAGTGCTCACAAAACGCAACATCGATGAGTTGTACGATTTCTATGAACTTGCATATGAAATGGGTGTTCATGAACTATCCTTTTTTGAAGTAGTACCAACAGGTCGCTGGATAGACCATGAAGCAGAAACATTGTCTCACATGGATTATGAAAGATTTGATAGATTTGTAAAGTATGCCAATTCTATAAAAGGTCCAAGAATTTTTTCTGTGCCTCATATACTGGAAATGACCGGCTGTTTTGCAGGTAAAAAATGGTTGCATTTTACCCCGGAAGGAGATGTATATCCCTGTGCATGTATGCCTCTGTCCTATGGAAATATATACAAAAATACAATTAAAGAACTCTGGGGCAGGATTCAAAAAGAAACTGTGTTTGATGCCGATTACTGTTTAATGAGAGATTCTGAATTTAGAGAAAACTATCTCGGTATTTTAGAACCAAAAAAGTAA
- a CDS encoding NAD(P)/FAD-dependent oxidoreductase, translated as MNADVLVIGASPAGLMAARNASSGGADVKLLDKKPEIGTSTHPANTFFKSMIDKTGEEVDQSYVIKKLNGAHIISPSGNYVSVKSAGFFIDRSKFDTYYAEQVRNTGVDIRTDVEAYNVIKSGDFFVVSTSQGTFRAKVVVVADGIKSYIARLLGLNPVKYPDDIAWAMEAEIESEGIGKPDMFEYYLGNVAPGWKSTYSPCGGNRATLGVYVRRHGRDVSGFFNNWVENFKKSKGLNDLKILDTKTGGDPIACIPDEIVSDGIMVVGGAAGQSGIGYGMRAGQIAGDVAAEALSKNDVSKSVLSQYRKIWNKEFRAEYYLGRIALETLRKMNDDEIDDMMKSFEGKDLSFIKGNPLNQAMQIGMYLLRNNPKSLLSYRALLRNR; from the coding sequence ATGAATGCTGATGTGCTTGTAATCGGAGCTTCACCTGCCGGATTGATGGCAGCCAGAAATGCATCATCAGGTGGTGCAGACGTAAAACTTTTAGATAAAAAACCAGAGATTGGAACATCTACCCATCCTGCAAATACTTTTTTTAAATCAATGATTGACAAAACAGGTGAGGAAGTAGACCAGAGCTATGTCATAAAAAAACTGAATGGCGCACATATTATATCACCATCCGGAAATTATGTATCAGTTAAATCAGCTGGTTTTTTTATTGACCGGTCTAAATTTGATACCTATTACGCTGAACAGGTCAGAAATACAGGAGTTGACATACGTACAGATGTTGAAGCTTATAATGTAATTAAAAGCGGGGATTTTTTTGTAGTAAGTACTTCACAGGGTACATTTCGAGCAAAGGTTGTCGTTGTAGCAGATGGTATCAAATCCTATATAGCAAGACTTCTTGGTCTTAACCCGGTAAAATATCCAGATGATATAGCATGGGCAATGGAAGCAGAAATTGAATCTGAGGGTATAGGTAAACCTGATATGTTTGAATATTATCTGGGTAATGTAGCACCCGGCTGGAAATCCACCTATTCACCCTGTGGTGGTAATAGAGCTACACTTGGTGTTTATGTAAGAAGACATGGTAGAGATGTTTCTGGATTTTTTAATAACTGGGTAGAAAACTTTAAAAAATCCAAAGGTCTGAATGACTTAAAGATTCTTGATACAAAAACAGGTGGTGACCCGATAGCCTGTATTCCTGATGAAATAGTTTCGGATGGAATTATGGTCGTTGGTGGTGCGGCGGGTCAATCCGGTATCGGATACGGCATGCGTGCGGGTCAAATAGCAGGTGATGTTGCAGCTGAAGCGCTGTCCAAAAATGATGTATCTAAGAGTGTACTTTCACAATACAGGAAAATATGGAATAAAGAATTCAGGGCCGAGTATTACCTTGGTCGAATAGCTCTTGAAACTCTTCGTAAAATGAATGATGATGAAATCGATGATATGATGAAAAGTTTCGAGGGTAAGGATTTATCTTTTATTAAAGGAAATCCCTTAAATCAGGCAATGCAGATAGGTATGTATTTGCTAAGGAATAATCCGAAATCATTACTATCATATAGAGCATTGTTAAGAAATAGATAA
- a CDS encoding UbiA prenyltransferase family protein, whose amino-acid sequence MVSSKKAKTLHPYIELLRPEIADMDLALPAASALLASYLAMGSLPPVIPFIIAVIGGYAAITSSYVYNDCCDVDVDKINLPDRPLASSQLSVKKALMYSLFLVVVASVAALYLNPESFVVLILAVATISIYSKFAKSETFFSFVPVGIAYGLVPIGIWLAFDPAGILMGADEVILPIPGIFLGIMMCVTDWGFTLSGVARDVDGDREKNKPTFPVVFGVTATAKFVTACWVIGVLASLIIGLTARLGPVFFIGSVIGGLWIIMQSFDFIKKSTPERGGDLFLQGSRYRGIMFGSLILDVLLSTLVGGYTAILW is encoded by the coding sequence TTGGTATCCTCAAAAAAAGCAAAAACGCTACATCCATACATTGAATTGCTGAGACCAGAAATAGCGGATATGGATTTAGCATTGCCGGCAGCAAGTGCTTTACTTGCATCTTATTTGGCAATGGGATCACTGCCACCAGTTATCCCTTTTATAATAGCAGTCATAGGTGGATACGCAGCGATAACAAGTTCGTATGTGTATAATGATTGTTGTGATGTAGATGTAGATAAAATAAACCTTCCTGACCGTCCCCTTGCTTCATCCCAGCTATCGGTTAAAAAAGCACTGATGTATTCACTTTTTTTGGTGGTAGTTGCTTCTGTTGCTGCCTTATATTTAAACCCCGAATCATTTGTAGTGCTTATACTGGCAGTAGCCACAATCAGCATTTATTCAAAATTTGCTAAAAGTGAAACTTTTTTCAGTTTTGTACCTGTTGGAATTGCCTATGGACTTGTGCCTATAGGTATCTGGCTGGCGTTTGATCCGGCAGGAATTTTAATGGGTGCTGATGAGGTAATTCTCCCAATTCCAGGTATATTTCTGGGAATTATGATGTGTGTAACTGATTGGGGTTTTACCCTCTCAGGAGTTGCAAGAGATGTTGATGGTGACCGCGAGAAAAACAAACCCACTTTTCCAGTAGTTTTTGGAGTTACAGCAACCGCAAAATTTGTTACTGCATGTTGGGTTATTGGTGTATTAGCCTCGTTGATTATAGGCTTGACTGCCAGATTGGGTCCTGTATTTTTCATAGGGTCTGTTATAGGTGGTCTGTGGATAATTATGCAGTCGTTTGATTTTATAAAAAAATCCACTCCTGAAAGAGGGGGAGACCTATTCCTTCAGGGGTCAAGATATAGGGGCATAATGTTTGGTTCACTTATATTAGATGTCCTTCTTTCCACACTGGTAGGTGGTTATACTGCAATATTATGGTGA
- the tgtA gene encoding tRNA guanosine(15) transglycosylase TgtA, protein MSSIFEITQKDASGRIGKLVTRHGTIETPTIMPVINPNIPLIDIDEMKDIGAQILITNSYIIYRSEKLHDKALNEGLHELIGFDGPIMTDSGSFQLSVYGDVEITNEEIIDFQKKIGSDIAVPLDIPTPPDVSYEKASSEINTTVERLKKAREKFTDDMLLAGPVQGSTYSDLREKCAQELTELDFDVYPIGAVVPLMEDYRYSKLVDVIVSSKKGLKPSSPVHLFGAGHPMGFALEVALGCDLFDSAAYALYAKNKRYITVYGTYHLENLHYLPCSCPVCANYTAQELKSAENNVELLAKHNLYVTFEEMNLIKQSIKEGDLLELVEQRCRSHPRLLEALKTMYKYSDWLEKYNPVTKSTIFYCGPESSKRPEVLHFSKRIERFTVNGSAIIRSNSTKQDDEFDNILMFKPPLGTFPVELLETYPFNIETISSPDYESIEVALLNTIKLIEQNPEANFTFVYEYDLYHPLLDKISEMANLVRKYE, encoded by the coding sequence ATGTCATCCATATTTGAAATTACCCAAAAAGATGCATCAGGGCGAATAGGTAAACTTGTAACCAGGCATGGTACAATAGAGACCCCTACAATTATGCCTGTTATCAATCCAAATATTCCATTAATTGATATTGATGAAATGAAAGATATCGGTGCACAAATTTTGATAACCAATTCATATATTATCTATCGCTCCGAAAAACTGCATGATAAAGCCCTCAATGAAGGACTTCACGAACTTATTGGTTTTGACGGTCCCATAATGACAGATTCGGGTTCTTTCCAGTTATCTGTTTACGGAGATGTAGAAATCACAAATGAAGAAATAATCGATTTCCAGAAAAAGATAGGTTCTGACATAGCAGTACCTCTTGATATTCCAACACCTCCTGATGTTTCCTATGAGAAAGCAAGTTCTGAAATCAATACAACAGTAGAACGTTTAAAAAAAGCACGTGAAAAATTTACAGATGACATGTTACTTGCGGGTCCTGTACAGGGTTCAACATATTCAGATCTTAGAGAAAAATGTGCACAGGAATTAACAGAACTTGATTTTGATGTCTATCCCATAGGGGCGGTCGTGCCTTTAATGGAAGATTATCGATATAGTAAACTTGTTGATGTAATAGTTTCATCCAAAAAAGGACTAAAACCCTCTTCACCTGTGCATCTTTTTGGAGCAGGGCATCCAATGGGGTTTGCACTTGAGGTAGCACTTGGTTGCGATTTATTCGATTCAGCAGCTTATGCATTGTATGCAAAGAATAAACGATATATAACAGTCTATGGAACTTACCATCTTGAAAATCTACATTATTTGCCCTGCTCTTGCCCCGTATGTGCAAATTATACTGCACAGGAACTTAAAAGCGCAGAAAACAATGTTGAACTCCTTGCAAAACACAATCTCTATGTAACATTTGAAGAAATGAATTTGATTAAACAATCAATAAAAGAAGGGGATTTGCTTGAACTGGTAGAACAGCGCTGTAGGTCGCATCCAAGACTTCTTGAAGCGTTAAAAACGATGTACAAGTATTCTGACTGGTTAGAAAAATATAATCCTGTTACAAAATCGACAATTTTTTACTGTGGGCCTGAATCATCCAAAAGACCGGAAGTGTTGCATTTTTCAAAACGAATTGAACGTTTTACTGTAAACGGTTCAGCTATTATTCGTAGTAATTCCACAAAACAGGATGATGAGTTTGATAATATATTAATGTTTAAACCTCCACTCGGAACTTTTCCTGTCGAGTTGTTGGAAACCTATCCTTTCAATATAGAGACAATATCCAGTCCTGATTATGAATCGATTGAAGTGGCACTTTTAAATACTATAAAACTTATTGAACAGAATCCAGAAGCAAATTTTACTTTTGTTTATGAATATGATTTGTACCATCCATTGCTTGATAAAATTTCTGAAATGGCAAATCTTGTAAGAAAATATGAGTAA
- the eif1A gene encoding translation initiation factor eIF-1A, producing MENKDSNPNQNETEEQVSRVRTPNKKKGEILAIVDSRLGANRLRLRSMDGVVRMGRIPGSMKKKIWIREGDIVIAVPWDFQDSKADVIWKYTRPQVNWLEKKGYLKGRV from the coding sequence CTGGAAAATAAAGATTCAAATCCAAATCAAAATGAAACAGAAGAACAAGTTAGCAGAGTAAGGACACCAAACAAAAAGAAAGGAGAAATACTTGCAATAGTAGATAGTAGACTTGGAGCCAACAGATTAAGGTTAAGATCTATGGATGGTGTAGTACGAATGGGTCGTATTCCCGGTTCCATGAAAAAGAAAATATGGATAAGAGAAGGAGATATAGTCATTGCTGTACCATGGGATTTTCAGGATTCAAAAGCCGATGTGATCTGGAAATATACCAGACCCCAGGTAAACTGGCTTGAAAAGAAAGGATACTTGAAAGGGAGAGTATGA
- a CDS encoding serine protein kinase RIO, with amino-acid sequence MSKDYSKKIKSIDDKLEKMRIKRKDSDYTKVKEDVFDTPTLISLYNLSNKDILYALGGAISTGKEANIFFAESSDKPIALKIYRITTSTFRAMEEYILGDPRFKNIRHEKRDIIMAWTRKEYRNLIRAQNAGIRVPSPITTEKNILVMDFLGENEVSYPLLKEVKLDTEQAHQIYETIKSYMRKLYKHGNLVHGDLSEYNIMIDPNNIEPIFIDMGQSVTLDHPRAEYFLNRDIKNITRFFKRFKISDSPEDLSAFVRN; translated from the coding sequence ATGAGTAAAGATTACTCCAAAAAGATTAAAAGTATCGATGATAAGCTTGAAAAAATGCGCATAAAGCGCAAAGATTCAGATTACACCAAAGTCAAAGAAGACGTATTTGACACTCCAACATTAATATCATTATACAACCTTTCAAATAAAGACATACTTTATGCATTAGGTGGAGCTATAAGTACAGGGAAAGAGGCAAATATCTTTTTTGCTGAATCCAGTGATAAGCCCATTGCCCTCAAAATTTACCGAATAACAACAAGTACTTTCAGAGCAATGGAAGAATATATTCTTGGTGACCCCAGATTCAAAAACATAAGGCATGAAAAACGTGATATCATAATGGCATGGACGCGTAAAGAATACAGGAATTTAATACGCGCCCAAAACGCCGGAATAAGAGTACCATCACCAATTACAACTGAAAAGAACATACTGGTAATGGATTTTCTGGGCGAAAATGAGGTATCATACCCACTGCTTAAAGAAGTTAAACTTGACACAGAACAAGCGCACCAGATATATGAAACCATTAAAAGTTACATGAGAAAGCTTTATAAACATGGCAACTTGGTACATGGTGACCTAAGTGAATATAACATAATGATTGACCCAAATAATATTGAACCTATATTCATAGACATGGGGCAATCAGTTACCTTAGACCATCCAAGAGCAGAGTATTTTTTAAATCGGGATATCAAAAACATCACCAGGTTTTTTAAGCGTTTTAAAATCTCTGATTCCCCCGAAGATTTATCTGCTTTTGTAAGAAACTAA
- a CDS encoding KH domain-containing protein, whose translation MVHIKVPQDRIGAIIGPEGSVKETIEQKSASKLEIDSDSGSVEITPGNDPVSGMRASETIRAIGRGFNPEKAIQLLDDDMLMLDVIDISDVTSTSKELKRIKGRIIGKNGKTREIAESLINVHISVYGKTVSVIGKPEQIQAIRTAIDMLVGGANHGTVYSYLEKKRQDLIQEELEFQPSDIDIE comes from the coding sequence ATGGTGCATATCAAAGTACCCCAAGATAGAATTGGTGCTATAATAGGCCCAGAAGGTAGTGTCAAGGAAACTATTGAGCAAAAATCAGCATCCAAACTCGAAATTGATAGCGATAGTGGTTCAGTAGAAATAACTCCAGGAAATGACCCAGTATCCGGAATGAGAGCATCCGAAACAATAAGAGCAATCGGTCGCGGATTTAATCCCGAAAAAGCGATTCAGTTACTTGATGATGATATGCTGATGCTTGATGTTATAGACATTTCTGATGTGACCAGTACTTCCAAAGAGCTTAAACGTATCAAAGGAAGAATTATTGGCAAAAATGGAAAAACCAGGGAAATCGCAGAAAGTCTGATTAACGTGCATATATCTGTTTACGGCAAAACTGTAAGTGTAATTGGAAAACCCGAGCAGATACAGGCTATAAGAACCGCAATTGACATGCTGGTAGGTGGAGCAAACCACGGAACTGTGTATAGCTATCTTGAGAAAAAACGCCAAGACCTCATACAGGAAGAACTTGAATTTCAGCCTTCAGACATTGATATAGAATAA
- a CDS encoding DUF1614 domain-containing protein — protein MRGYINRSEVKTFSIFGITLLAIAVLCYQGKLSIGNISSLPLFIFLLLMLAANNLEIPIKTVRTKKIKNISNNAQILEQLFSVPVLKELETRKELVFNTKLTLNLGGFVIPASMIIYLLFTQFNVAAIEIFLVMLVATVLLAEMVNGVGIVVPDYIGLISVPMALILAPENVAYVIFVSSISGILIGTVISFFTIDREKNGSAYINFGGVGSFKAVYIITLIAGLMSYFN, from the coding sequence ATGCGAGGATACATCAACAGGTCTGAAGTTAAAACATTTTCAATTTTTGGCATCACATTACTGGCAATCGCTGTATTATGCTATCAGGGAAAACTGTCAATTGGAAATATTTCTTCACTGCCTCTCTTTATATTTTTGCTCCTTATGCTTGCTGCAAATAATCTGGAAATACCCATTAAAACTGTGCGTACCAAAAAAATAAAGAATATATCCAACAACGCCCAAATCCTTGAACAGCTGTTCTCAGTTCCTGTATTAAAAGAACTGGAAACCAGAAAAGAACTTGTATTTAACACTAAATTAACATTAAATCTCGGCGGATTTGTTATACCCGCTTCCATGATAATATATTTATTATTTACACAGTTCAATGTTGCTGCAATAGAGATTTTCCTTGTCATGCTGGTAGCCACAGTACTACTTGCAGAAATGGTTAATGGTGTAGGTATAGTTGTCCCCGATTATATCGGACTTATATCGGTACCAATGGCGCTTATACTTGCACCAGAAAACGTTGCATATGTTATATTTGTATCAAGTATTTCTGGAATCCTTATTGGCACAGTTATATCGTTTTTTACAATCGACAGAGAGAAAAACGGAAGTGCATACATTAATTTCGGTGGTGTAGGTAGTTTTAAAGCCGTTTACATTATAACTTTAATTGCAGGATTAATGTCGTATTTTAATTAA